The sequence below is a genomic window from Entelurus aequoreus isolate RoL-2023_Sb linkage group LG15, RoL_Eaeq_v1.1, whole genome shotgun sequence.
CTGACAAGCTATTGTGGTTTCAGACAGAACTGGCTTAGTTTCAGTTTTTTCACCATTGTCGATAAGACGGGGAAAAAAGTGTGCATCATCAACCACCAAAGTCAACTACattgtagggctgggtgatatacagagtttgtaagatatatcgatatatttttaaacaagatatgaattaagaaaatatcttaatatcgatataatttatttcacgttatgaccaaacgccgcttatttgtgtTCCTTGATTCTCCTCCACTTCCCACTCTCTGGGGCCTCCCCCACTgcactgacccacaacaacaaAAGCAAATATGGAGTCCGACTGTGCCACCAGCAACACATGTGCTAGTGACCAACTAGTAAATAAAACCCGAACTTCTGCATACCTGCCAACTACGGTTTTACCGTAGTGAGTACGGTTTTTGACAATCCATTCCGGTTTACGGCTGCAGTGATAAAACACTACGTTTTCCCAATAATTCACAAAAAAccgaagctacgtagcttaactacattcccCAGTAGCGTGGCAGTTTTTGAACTAGCGATgtctgtagcttagctatttttggcagacatgtgatgacttgcTACAGTATAGCTTTTCTAAATTCTACATttaattttcattggtgttttaagACAGtatctgacattttgttcatttctATGGCTTATATTTTAACATTGAATAgatgaatcattttgaaacaatcAACATGACTGCAAGATGTTATTtaatgctataaatcacaaatggctattcagataaaggaagtaaGCTAAAAGAATAACCATTGTTTGTACATATGATCTTTACAGTTTTTTGGGTGTAAAAAGTTGCCTCTGATGATGACAAATGTGAAGGTTTTATTCACAATCTGAcctgtgtgaatgctgaaattcATTTAGCGTCGGGGGACTGAACCCCCCCACCAGGACTTTGTTGTGTGGCGGTGGTTTGGATTTAAGCCAGTGGACGAACAGCAGGAGAATGTGTTTTGTAGGGAGTGTCAGAAACCTGTGGCTACAAAAAATTCGAGCACAACAAACCTATTCCACAACCTTCAACAGGGACACCCAATAAAGTACGAAGAGTGCATAAAACTGTGGCACGACAGTGGCAGTGCAACCCACATCCCCAGCACTAAAACAATGTACACTACAAGCTTCAATATCACCCCTTATGAGATAACCAGGGCAATCACATTGCTAAAGATCTAGTCCCCATTTCCACCGTCGAGCGTGACGGGTTTCTGTTTTATGTATACATTCTTTGTTTTTTCTATTTTACGTTATGTAATTccgtgctacttaaacagttaatacccatcttgactaactgggttaataaaattGCCACTGactacagtacagttgtcattcagttcaatttcagtgaattttgctcaaaaatgaatatctttacatgtatattttcaccggaaaatatatcgatgtACTTTTCCGTCCATATTGCCTAGCCCTACTAAATAGTCCCAACTGCTTTAATTTTAATAGTGCACACTGATACATTCCTAACTGCAAATATTCCCAAAGCGTAGTGTCTGCATTATACCAAGGCTCTTCTCCACCAAAGCGTTGTCTGTGAGGGCAATACGTTGTTTCCTGATCTTCCCAAAGCCACGCTTGTAGATGAGCTCACGCACAGACTTCAGGTTGGGGTATCTGACAGGTTTGACAGAATAATAAGGACTTCAGAATCAGCACAGCAGGATAGacttaaaaatgtaaaaacatttgtGTTTAAATGTGGCTTCAGACAAAATTGGCTTTATTTAGTTTTTCCTTTCACCATGGTCGATATGACGGGGAAAAAAGTTGTGCATCATTAACCACATTGTAAAAACCTTTAGTTAAATACTATTAAAACAAGCAAACATGGGGCATGTGCCCATTTCTGTCCTGTTTTACATCGTCGTTGACCAAGCGATGTAAGGTTTTGCAACTTACCCCCAAGCGATGTAAGGTTCTGCAATTCGGAGCATGTTAATTGAAGCCTTGTTCAGCTTGACGAAGACACCATTGAAGATCTGGCGCAGACGGAGCAGTTGCAGAACTTTGCGGACCTTGGGGCTGACACCGTTGATACTGCCAAACAATGACTGGGATCAGTAAAAACATAAAACGAGGTTGCGCACAAGTGAAACAAGGACATTGTGTGGTTTCAGATTAAATTTGGCTTATTGTAAACATCTGTATCAGCATGATCGATAAGTCGGGGAAAGAGAAGTCATCATTAACCACACTTTAACTTTTTATAATTGTGTTTAAACTGCTAACACTTGTTTACACTTTGCTTACCCTCTGATCCTGATGACAAAGGCCAGTTTGGGCTCAGCTGGCACATAGTAGTTTCCTACTTTGCGGGCAGTACGAGACAGGCGGATCTCACGCCTTTCCATCTGCCAGTACTCCTTGTAATACTTTTCAGCTCTCTTGTAGATCAGTTTCCTGGTAACTTTGCGAGACTATTGACACGTAACAGAAAGGGGTGCATTAATAGCAAAGCATGTAAAACATGCGCAGGCGATATTCAATTAACAAGCCCAAATCCATTTACTGTGACGTTTAATGATTATATATTCCTTTgattcaattaccgtattttccgcaccataagccgcacctaaaaaccacaatttttctcaaaagctgacagtgcggctaataacccggtgcgccttatatatggattaatattgatatttattttcataaagtttaggtctcgcaactacggtaaacagccgccaattttttttccccgtagaagaggaagcgcttcttcttctacggtaagcaaccgctccatagaagaggaagcgcttcttctactgtaagcaaccgccaaggtgagcacccgcccccgtagaagaagaagcgcgcggatattacgtttcatttcatttgtgtgtttctgtaaagagcacaaaatgtctcctactaagagacacgcgtacaaggttccactgacttttgatattcctgtgaaccgcactgtggatacaacgggaacacgtacggtgaatattcgcaccacaggcaatgagaagtcgtccttcaccgtgagctagctagcttgccatgctaacggccagaaacttccacccacggtgatattcaaaaggaagaccttgccaaaagagaactttccagccggcgtcatcataaaagctaactcaaagggatggatgaagaaaagatgagcgaagacaccgggtgacttttttcacgcagctacgtccctgttgatctacgactgcatgcgcgtccacttcacagatggtgtcaaaaaacaagtgaagcacaccgaagaagaataattcgatggatttgtggatgagtaataacttcagaaagtgagctttaaatgtttattttgtgtgttgtgtgacactaacgtatgagcaacgttgagttattgatgtcgctattgctttgcactattttgagtgttactatttttgtgattgcacatttgcacattacattttgggagtgaacagaattgttagaacgctggtttgtaatatatcattaaagtttgactgacctatctgactgttttgttgacattccctttagcgtagcgtaggtgcggctaatagcacggggcggctaataggtaaaagttttgaaatatgccgttcattgaacgtgcggctaataacacgggcgccttatggtgcggaaaatacggtacattgatcAGAACCTGGAGCGTTTGCCTTTCAGAAGATGGTATCGatcaagaaaagaaaaacatttggtTTTAAGAATGGCAGACTTTAAATAGTTTAACAGGAACATTTAACGGTAAGTCTGCCTGCTCATCTGTGGTGACATCAAAAAATGGCAGCGAAAGATCACAACTTTCAACTACAGCACGATAATCTTTGTTACGACATCACAATAAGTAGCCGCAACTCAACTTTTAGCCACTAAGGACGTGGCCGACAGAGGTAACAGCGGAAAAGGTTACGATGGCACATGCTTCTTTCTGGAACACAACATGAAGTAACAACTGCAGCAAAGGAAAAGTCATTCCATCAGAAGAGATTACAAAAGATGGGGCAAGATGGCTATGGAAATAAGGAAGCCGTGGCCAACAAACAGATGAggggacataccgtattttccgcactataatgtgcaccttcaatgaatggcctattttaaaactttgttcatagaatagacgctacagtagaggctggggttacgttatgcatccattagatggagctgcgctaaagggaatgtcaacaaaacaaatagtgatagtactgacacttctacttgctgctctctgttcaacaactcactgttcgagtttgtcctccaactgtagccaccttgctttgttccctctgaaactcttttagtcttctttacttggcacaggtcatcatgttgcttcctccacttccgccaCATtaattcgttaatgttaaattctctcgctgctgctctattcccgtgttctactgcgtgactgatcgccttgagtttaaactgcgtcgtaagcgtgtctcttaataggagccatttttgggtctttacataaagtttaggtctcgcaactacgggacggTAAGCAGCCGCAAAAGGTGGAAAATtaagtcggcgtagttaccgtagttgagagacctgttgtggctcaatattggtccatatataagtcgcactgtcaGCATTTGaggaaatttgaggtttttaggtgcgccttatattgcggaaaatacggtacatgcttcCGCACACCTAGGATGCTGTCCATCGGCGACGCCAGGGCGAAAAACAGATAATGTACGGCCCTGTTGGGGAACTTTATTTTGGAAgtaattaatttaaatattggttactgtagttttattaaaactatccatccattcgttttctactgcttgtcccttttggggtcgcggggactTCAGTATTATTGTATTCTAAAGTCAACTTAGTGTTGGTTACAatatattcaaataagatgtgaatgcactggcctttaatacttgtttacttgcttgtataCATAATTCACTTAAAATTAAATCTTTAACAAGAAATAACAGTAATATATAGAACTTCACCTGATGTGTTCTGTACCTAGTTATTAGTCACACAGCTTGATATTTTTTGCTGAAAAGTTACTGAATTCGATTTTAACTCACTGAATTATATCAGTCCACAACAATAGCATCTTCCTTAAATCAAATTGTTTcaactttatttacctttttctcAGCCAGCATCTTCTTGATGCGGACGGCCTTCATGGTGGCGTAGGCCTTACGCCTTTTCAAAAGGCTCTCAGGGACTGCcggaatctttttttttctgcaaGACGATAAATGGCTTGGTAAATATAAGAAATGGACACGATGAATCATGGTGACTCTTGGTCTCGTCGAAACCATTGAAAAATGCTAAAAAGCATTGCCAACCGGCACAAGTATAGCAAATAAGACAGAAAACATTGATGGCTAACATTGAAATTCGAGACACACGCAGCATGTAGAACATCGACAACGCAACAAGATGTAGAACTTCAAGCCCTCTCTGTTTCAATCTAACTTGTGGTCTGGTTGACGCGACTGAGATGCTAACGAGCTAGCTGGCATTATTGACCaccacaattacataaaaaaacaaagacaTAACAATTACAATTTATATTCATTAAACGCAATATGTAGTGTAAGTGTATTTAATTAAGTTCGGTCTTCTGCCACATTAATGGCGTCGGacctggaaatacagccatattgtACTCGGCTACACTGTCTCAAAGTGGACCCTACAGTAATTACATTCATTATCCTCGACAATACAAATACGATAGCAGTATTTACAAACTAAAGAACAGATCCAGATCATTTAGATTGTTTGGATACGTATTTTAACTAAGGATGTATTAGGATTTGACTGTCGCAATGGACACTCACTCTGCGTCCGCCATGGCGTCCACCGAGAAAGAGGAAGTTCGTTCCGCGCATGTGCATGTTAAGGACTCGAGGACCCAATAAAGCTGTCCTCGCCGCTGCCTGATAGGTTTTACAAATCCCAATTCCcaaatatacatttattatacATTGTTCGTAAAATATAATATGTTAAACATGTATTTTGCAATTATATTGAATAATACCGAATGTATAATCaggtaaaaattattattaatctgatAATTATTTAGCCAAAATTATACTAAACATTTATTTCAATTATATATACAAAATTGGGGACTTTAAAACAAATTCGTCCTGCATTGATAATTTAAAACTTCAAATGTATAAATTGTCataagctattttttttaaattgcagaattattgacataattttgtgtaaaaaaaaaatatgtacacgGTTTAATATTTTTTGTATACAACATTTACGAAGCTATATTATCTTTCCCATTCCCCATATTTTTGTGTATATCGTTGTAATTTATTGCCACCTGATGTTTTAAAAATTCTGACGTACGTTCCAGTTATGCACTGATTTTCTAGAAGATGGCGCTATAGCTTAATTTTAAACAGGTCTGTCTTGGAGcgctcaaataaataaataaatgataaatccaGATAATTTAAAGTATGGTCATTCCATTCCGAGACAAATATTTATGAAGTGTCCATGCATGCTTCAACAATAGTACAGTATCTTGTTTTAAAGCAACTGTTTTGCAGCCAGAACACGCCCACTCCACCTCACAGACGCAAGCATGGTGCAAACGTCGCGCATTTAAGACAAGTGTAAGtgtaaatcatacttgccaaccttgagacctccaatatcgggagggggggcttggtcggggtggggggcgtggttaggggcgtggttaagaggagactatatttacagctagaatatatatatatatatatatatatatatatatatatatatatatatatatatatatatatatatatatatatatatatatatatatatataaatacttgactttcagtgaattctagctgtatatatatatatatatatattttttaaatttattttatttttttattgtattatatatataaataaaagaaatacttgaattttagtgttcatttatttacacatatacacacacacacacacaacactcatctactcattgttgtacttgaaagtacaatgctttgttaagggttgaattgtccatcctctttctattctctgtcactatttttctaaccatgctgaacaccctctctgatgatgcattgctgtgtggcacacacaaaagtgctttcatcaaatgcacgagagtgtggaatcttccatctctccctagcatggcccaaaactttgtccagtttacatctgctgtgacaactagaaacacaggagcctccaccagggggcagtgtagcgtacccagatgtaaaacctcttttgcacaatcagccttttcatataaagccataaaggaatggaacgacctcacaacaaacttgaaaagtctaacagattactcttcattcacaattgaagttaaaaagtggctttggagcaatcaaagctgctcacacagtcactaagatgggcattatgtttgacacatcaacctaatgtgtattatatttatccatgagagcattttttattgtaaattgtgaggtgtgtgtgtgttaaaatcatggttgtttttacaaatgatgacagatgtgaaaaaTAGCATGTATTgtttttgtgtgatgatgtaaatgaggtgtggttgtattgtatattaagtatgtgtccatgaaagggcattttatgacttttttcttaatacttgtgtatgattttattgtcataattttattgcatgatttttgtatccctttaatttaggtagccagggactgcagatggaaattagctatttagctataatctggtacagaacatatctgtctttgagcttaatgtttctgtacattgtcccttcaaataaagactaaactaaaaccggtcaatccttgcttcctgggcaagcaattggtactccagtacttgtacccggaggctggtcaggtccaatcgcagctgcggcagacttttttttttggggcgtggcctccagctccggctgaataccgggagtttgtcgggagaaaatctctgtcgggaggttgtcgggagaggcgctgaatatcgggattctcccactaaaaacgggagggttggcaagtatggtgtaaatGTGCGCACTTTGAACGCACTTCA
It includes:
- the rpl7 gene encoding 60S ribosomal protein L7 gives rise to the protein MADAEKKKIPAVPESLLKRRKAYATMKAVRIKKMLAEKKSRKVTRKLIYKRAEKYYKEYWQMERREIRLSRTARKVGNYYVPAEPKLAFVIRIRGINGVSPKVRKVLQLLRLRQIFNGVFVKLNKASINMLRIAEPYIAWGYPNLKSVRELIYKRGFGKIRKQRIALTDNALVEKSLGKRGIICMEDLIHEIFTVGKNFKAANNFLWPFKLSSPRGGMNKKTTHFVEGGDAGNREDQINRMIRRMN